Genomic DNA from Candidatus Koribacter versatilis Ellin345:
GTGGAATTAGCCAGCGCGGGAACACTGACGGCCGAACAGATTGAGCTTCTTCATGCTCTCCTGCCCGCAATCGCTTTGAACCTCGAGATCCTGAATGCCAATCTTGCAACGAGGAAACTGCTTGAACGGACTCAACAGCAGGCCATAGAGATTGCCGAGACGGAAGAGAAGTCGCGGCTAATTCTGGGGTCCGTGGACGAAGGCATCGCGGGAATGGACGCCAAGGGATACATCACGTTCATCAATCCGGCGGGTGCTGACATGCTGGGCTATGACCAAGCCGGAATCGTCGGCGCGCACCTGCACTCGACAATCCACTACGCACACTCCGATGGGTCGCCGTATTCGCGGGACGACTGTCCCATGTACAGAACGGCGATCACGGGAGAAGCGTGCGCCGTTGACGACGAAGTGCTGTGGCGTAAAGACGGTGGGGCGTTCCCCGCGGAATATGCAGCCACTCCTGTTCTGAAGGACGGCCGGGCTGTCGGCACCGTTGTCGCATTCCGCGACATCACTGAGCGCAAGAAGAACGAAGCCGAGTTGCGACGCGCCCGTGAGGCGGCCGAGGACGCGACGCGAACCAAAAGCGACTTCCTGGCGAACATGAGCCATGAGATCCGCACGCCAATGAATGCGATTATTGGCATGTCGCACCTCGCGCTGAAAACGAATCTTTCCCCGCAACAACGCGATTATTTGAACAAGATTCAGATCTCCAGCCATCACTTGCTCGGCGTGATCAATGACATCCTCGATTTCTCGAAGATCGAGGCAGGCAAGTTGAACGTGGAAAGCATCGACTTCAGCCTGGAGAAGGTGCTGGAGACATTGGCAAATCTCATCGGGGAGAAGGCCTCAGCGAAGGGCCTCGAACTGATCTTTGATATTTCGCCGGATGTGCCTCACAACTTAATTGGCGACCCACTTCGTCTTGGGCAAATCCTCACCAACTACGCCAGCAATGCGGTGAAATTCACTGAGCACGGTGAGATCGTAATTGGCGCCAAGGTGCAGGAGAGAACTGACGACGAGGTGCTGCTCTATTTCGCGGTGCGTGATACAGGCTTGGGGCTGACCGCTGAGCAGAAGGCTCGACTATTTCAGTCATTCCAGCAAGCCGATACCTCCACCACTCGCAAACACGGTGGAACTGGCCTGGGACTGGCGATCTCGAAACAGCTCTCTGCCTTAATGCACGGCGAAGTGGGCGTAGAGAGTGAGCCTGGCAAGGGCAGCACGTTCTGGTTCACTGCAAGGATGGGCATCGGGCAGAGCAAAGCCGACAAGTACCTTCCCGTCTCAGACCTGCGGGGCCGTCGCGTGCTCGTTGTGGACGACAACGAGTCCGCACGCAAGGTGCTGGACGAGATGCTGTCGAGCATGACTTTCCAGGTCACCACCGCGAACGGCGGGCACGAAGCAATTGACCAGGTACGGCAGGCAGCGCAAGCAGAGTCGCCCTACGACATTGCATTCCTCGATTGGCGTATGCCGGGCATGGATGGAATCGAGACAGCGAAGGCAATTCGCGGACTTGGACTCGAACGTTCACCGAGGATGGTGATGGTGACTGCATACGGCCGCGAAGAGGTGATGCGCGGCGCAGCGGAGGCTGGCATCGAGGATGTCCTGATTAAGCCCGTCGGGGCTTCCCTTCTCTTCGACACAATCATGGCGGTGTTGGGTGGCTCGAGGCAGGAGGACCGGCAATCCGAAGGTTCGGACAACGCTATCGCTGCGCACTTGGCCGACTTGAAAGGCGCGGTCGTGTTGTTGGCCGAGGACAACGAATTTAACCAACAAGTGGCCACCGGATTACTCAACGAGGTTGGGGTCAACGTCGAGATTGCGGGTGATGGCAAACAAGCTCTCGCCCGGCTCGCCGAGCGAACCTACGACGCCGTTCTGATGGACATGCAGATGCCGGAAATGGATGGACTCGCGGCTACCCGCGAAATCCGTAAGCAAGCGCGTTTCAAAGATCTGCCAATCATCGCCATGACGGCGAACGCAATGGAGCAGGACAAGGAACGCTGCATTGCCGCCGGCATGAACGATCACATCGCGAAGCCGATTGATCCTGATCACCTGTTCAACACTCTCCTGAAATGGATCAAGCCAAGGTCTCAGGCGGCGCCGGAAGCCAAGGCGACTGCCGTAAAACCTCCCGCAGTTGCGGTCGCTCTTCCAACCATCGAGGGGCTTGATACCGCGCAAGGTCTCCAGAGGGTAATGGGAAATAAAACTCTCTATACCGGACTGTTGCAGAGGTACATCACCAATCAGAAGAGCGTCTGCGCTGAACTTCGTGCGGCGCTGGCTGCTGGAGATCGCCAAACCGCAGAGCGCATTGCGCACACCGCGAAATCGGTCAATGGGAACATCGGCGCAGGACAGTTGCAGGAGCTGGCGGCCGAAATGGAGAACATGATCCGTTCAGGTGCCGATGTCCCGACCGTAGGAGAAAGAGTCAGCGTCTTCGCCGAAATTCAGCAGAAGCTTATCTCGGCTCTTTCGGCGGCATTCCCGGCAGAAGAAAGCGTCGTTCAGAGTGCGCCTGTGGATGCCGCTAAGCTCGCGGCTGTTTCGCAAGAACTTCTGAGATTGCTGAAGGACGATGACTCCGCTTCCACCGATCTTTTGCAGGAACATCGCGATCTCCTGCGGTCCGCTTATCCGGAACACTTCCGCACAATTGAGAACAGTATTCGGGCCTTCAATTTCGAGGCAGGACTCGCAGCGTTGACGAAAGCTATGGAATCGCTGCCACAAGGTGAGACACATGGACAATCCGCAGGAACAACATAAGTCCACGGTTCTGGTAGTTGACGATACCCCAGACAATCTCGCCCTTGTGGGCGGGCTGCTGAAGGACCTGTACCGTGTCAAAGTGGCGAACGGCGGAGCGCGGGCGCTGAAGATCGCGCAGGCGGACAATCCGCCCGACCTCATCCTGCTCGACATCATGATGC
This window encodes:
- a CDS encoding response regulator, with product MGLLSKFKIRRKLLIALLPLVVMAIIAVAYSSLQLRQVDSRYSELVTKDVHTLQNLIDARALCTRFWLLLYEQIAAENSTATLAEDAEFDKLANQVSTLISEAGEQSPRLTESARNTTFLFNQAINESRPVRDSNIAGDHVKALALMRDKTGPRLLVARDALESLIALQSKALDEESAALTVETNHTILIVWAFMGLGIVATFGFSLVVIQREVVDVILSFRDRVLDVAENRLDQKIEGLALPNEIGEMSRALHSLQTAAKERETQRWLKSEVATTIESLQKSESHEAFARTLLSRISESVGIVYGAAYFLDRARQRYVRSATFAFDGSGGSNEFAAGEGLAGQAVAEKRALQIHLSEQNELSIPAGIGVVRPAQLWFVPITTSDEVIGVVELASAGTLTAEQIELLHALLPAIALNLEILNANLATRKLLERTQQQAIEIAETEEKSRLILGSVDEGIAGMDAKGYITFINPAGADMLGYDQAGIVGAHLHSTIHYAHSDGSPYSRDDCPMYRTAITGEACAVDDEVLWRKDGGAFPAEYAATPVLKDGRAVGTVVAFRDITERKKNEAELRRAREAAEDATRTKSDFLANMSHEIRTPMNAIIGMSHLALKTNLSPQQRDYLNKIQISSHHLLGVINDILDFSKIEAGKLNVESIDFSLEKVLETLANLIGEKASAKGLELIFDISPDVPHNLIGDPLRLGQILTNYASNAVKFTEHGEIVIGAKVQERTDDEVLLYFAVRDTGLGLTAEQKARLFQSFQQADTSTTRKHGGTGLGLAISKQLSALMHGEVGVESEPGKGSTFWFTARMGIGQSKADKYLPVSDLRGRRVLVVDDNESARKVLDEMLSSMTFQVTTANGGHEAIDQVRQAAQAESPYDIAFLDWRMPGMDGIETAKAIRGLGLERSPRMVMVTAYGREEVMRGAAEAGIEDVLIKPVGASLLFDTIMAVLGGSRQEDRQSEGSDNAIAAHLADLKGAVVLLAEDNEFNQQVATGLLNEVGVNVEIAGDGKQALARLAERTYDAVLMDMQMPEMDGLAATREIRKQARFKDLPIIAMTANAMEQDKERCIAAGMNDHIAKPIDPDHLFNTLLKWIKPRSQAAPEAKATAVKPPAVAVALPTIEGLDTAQGLQRVMGNKTLYTGLLQRYITNQKSVCAELRAALAAGDRQTAERIAHTAKSVNGNIGAGQLQELAAEMENMIRSGADVPTVGERVSVFAEIQQKLISALSAAFPAEESVVQSAPVDAAKLAAVSQELLRLLKDDDSASTDLLQEHRDLLRSAYPEHFRTIENSIRAFNFEAGLAALTKAMESLPQGETHGQSAGTT